The following coding sequences are from one Alosa alosa isolate M-15738 ecotype Scorff River chromosome 3, AALO_Geno_1.1, whole genome shotgun sequence window:
- the ndufv3 gene encoding calphotin isoform X5, translating to MPSEKACWECPLGLNCLSVITCQESVHRGAWSILRTPPAASLCSKPEETKTPPAPPPRAKVPTILGEEERAALLAYKTPVSFPVKLLPPSASPPALAAAAEAAHSTVPELAVTDITPGSSPAEPTSTPATSEPVASETVAAPEPEVAAAELAETEAAAEPAVAAELIVTEAAAEPVVATEPIVMEAATEPVVPMEPIVTEAAAEPVVPEVVVAATETKESGTSLATAEEVKAEAVLPEVAAEEVKAEAVLPEVAAEEVKAEAVLPEVAAEEVKAEAVLPEVAAEEVKAGAVLSEVAVETTTAEAVTSEAPSTGDAAAEPVVAMAAAPADQDASSSSSSDSDSDSDSDSDSETSAEAAGKPSVSAEPKPEAPQVLSAVAATPEVAMETLTVDPTPAQEALAAATEAVTEAITEAVTEAVEAVTEAVTGAVSEAVEAVVEAVAPAAEELVDAAPVVDESAPAVETAAEAAPVEAEAASAIAEDVVDPAPAEELVDAAPVVAEAEAAPVLTEAAPATAEGVVDPAPAEAELPVEEFVDAAPVLAEAEAAPAEPAAVAPVAEATGAAVGGAESGAEEAASAVGGAEAEEAAEAVGGAEAEAGSAEEELVDPAAVVLTEAPATETPEEAEPFDNSSYRNLQHHQYNEYTFADMDVEMSKYRLPQPSSRRPSP from the exons ATGCCCTCCGAAAAAGCTTGCTGGGAATGCCCCTTAGGACTGAATTGCTTATCAGTAATAACATGTCAAGAG agcgTCCATCGGGGAGCATGGAGCATACTGAGGACCCCCCCTGctgcctctctctgctccaAACCAGAGGAGACCAAGACGCCGCCCGCGCCGCCCCCCCGAGCCAAAGTTCCCA CGATTTTGGGAGAGGAGGAGCGGGCCGCTCTGCTGGCCTATAAGACGCCCGTCTCCTTCCCTGTTAAGCTCCTCCCCCCCAGTGCTTCTCCACCCGCgctagcagcagcagctgagGCAGCACACTCAACAGTCCCAGAACTTGCAGTCACAGACATCACTCCAGGGTCATCTCCGGCAGAACCCACTAGCACCCCAGCTACCTCGGAACCCGTGGCCTCTGAAACGGTGGCAGCTCCAGAGCCAGAAGTTGCAGCTGCAGAACTTGCAGAGACCGAAGCAGCTGCAGAACCAGCTGTGGCAGCAGAACTCATAGTGACCGAAGCAGCTGCAGAACCAGTTGTGGCAACGGAACCCATAGTGATGGAAGCAGCAACGGAACCAGTTGTGCCAATGGAACCCATAGTGACGGAAGCAGCAGCAGAACCTGTAGTGCCAGAAGTTGTGGTAGCAGCAACAGAGACCAAAGAATCTGGGACATCACTGGCTACTGCAGAGGAAGTGAAGGCCGAGGCAGTGCTCCCAGAAGTAGCTGCAGAGGAAGTGAAGGCTGAGGCAGTGCTCCCAGAAGTAGCTGCAGAGGAAGTGAAGGCTGAGGCAGTGCTCCCAGAAGTAGCTGCAGAGGAAGTGAAGGCTGAGGCAGTGCTCCCAGAAGTAGCTGCAGAGGAAGTGAAGGCTGGGGCAGTGCTCTCAGAAGTTGCTGTGGAAACGACAACAGCAGAAGCTGTGACCTCAGAAGCTCCATCTACTGGTGACGCTGCTGCTGAGCCTGtcgttgccatggcagcagcaCCTGCTGATCAGGAtgcctcatcttcctcttccagTGACTCGGACTCCGATTCAGACTCAGACTCTGACTCAGAGACATCTGCAGAGGCTGCAGGGAAGCCCAGTGTGTCAGCCGAGCCGAAGCCTGAAGCCCCACAAGTCCTCTCTGCAGTGGCCGCTACCCCAGAGGTTGCTATGGAGACCTTAACTGTGGATCCCACTCCAGCGCAGGAAGCACTGGCAGCTGCCACTGAAGCCGTAACAGAG GCCATAACCGAGGCTGTAACCGAGGCTGTAGAAGCCGTAACCGAGGCCGTAACAGGGGCTGTGTCTGAGGCTGTAGAAGCTGTGGTGGAAGCCGTTGCCCCAGCTGCTGAGGAGCTGGTTGATGCCGCCCCAGTCGTAGATGAATCTGCCCCTGCTGTAGAAACTGCAGCCGAAGCTGCCCCGGTAGAAGCTGAAGCTGCCTCTGCTATTGCTGAGGATGTGGTGGACCCTGCCCCTGCTGAAGAGCTGGTTGATGCTGCCCCTGTTGTAGCTGAAGCGGAAGCTGCCCCTGTTCTAACTGAAGCTGCCCCTGCTACTGCTGAGGGTGTAGTGGACCCTGCCCCTGCTGAAGCTGAACTCCCTGTAGAAGAGTTTGTTGATGCTGCCCCTGTTCTAGCTGAAGCGGAAGCTGCCCCTGCTGAGCCTGCCGCTGTAGCCCCTGTGGCTGAGGCGACGGGGGCAGCTGTAGGTGGGGCAGAATCAGGAGCAGAAGAGGCAGCTTCGGCGGTAGGTGGAGCAGAAGCAGAAGAGGCAGCTGAGGCGGTAGGTGGGGCAGAAGCAGAAGCTGGGAGCGCAGAGGAGGAGCTGGTGGACCCAGCAGCTGTGGTGCTGACGGAAGCCCCAGCCACCGAGACACCCGagg AGGCAGAGCCCTTTGATAACAGCTCGTACCGAAACCTTCAGCATCATCAGTACAACGAGTACACCTTCGCCGACATGGACGTGGAGATGAGCAAGTACCGCCTGCCCCAACCATCGTCACGACGACCCTCGCCATGA
- the ndufv3 gene encoding calphotin isoform X4, translating into MPSEKACWECPLGLNCLSVITCQESVHRGAWSILRTPPAASLCSKPEETKTPPAPPPRAKVPTILGEEERAALLAYKTPVSFPVKLLPPSASPPALAAAAEAAHSTVPELAVTDITPGSSPAEPTSTPATSEPVASETVAAPEPEVAAAELAETEAAAEPAVAAELIVTEAAAEPVVATEPIVMEAATEPVVPMEPIVTEAAAEPVVPEVVVAATETKESGTSLATAEEVKAEAVLPEVAAEEVKAEAVLPEVAAEEVKAEAVLPEVAAEEVKAGAVLSEVAVETTTAEAVTSEAPSTGDAAAEPVVAMAAAPADQDASSSSSSDSDSDSDSDSDSETSAEAAGKPSVSAEPKPEAPQVLSAVAATPEVAMETLTVDPTPAQEALAAATEAVTEAVTETVEAATEAVTEAITEAVTEAVEAVTEAVTGAVSEAVEAVVEAVAPAAEELVDAAPVVDESAPAVETAAEAAPVEAEAASAIAEDVVDPAPAEELVDAAPVVAEAEAAPVLTEAAPATAEGVVDPAPAEAELPVEEFVDAAPVLAEAEAAPAEPAAVAPVAEATGAAVGGAESGAEEAASAVGGAEAEEAAEAVGGAEAEAGSAEEELVDPAAVVLTEAPATETPEEAEPFDNSSYRNLQHHQYNEYTFADMDVEMSKYRLPQPSSRRPSP; encoded by the exons ATGCCCTCCGAAAAAGCTTGCTGGGAATGCCCCTTAGGACTGAATTGCTTATCAGTAATAACATGTCAAGAG agcgTCCATCGGGGAGCATGGAGCATACTGAGGACCCCCCCTGctgcctctctctgctccaAACCAGAGGAGACCAAGACGCCGCCCGCGCCGCCCCCCCGAGCCAAAGTTCCCA CGATTTTGGGAGAGGAGGAGCGGGCCGCTCTGCTGGCCTATAAGACGCCCGTCTCCTTCCCTGTTAAGCTCCTCCCCCCCAGTGCTTCTCCACCCGCgctagcagcagcagctgagGCAGCACACTCAACAGTCCCAGAACTTGCAGTCACAGACATCACTCCAGGGTCATCTCCGGCAGAACCCACTAGCACCCCAGCTACCTCGGAACCCGTGGCCTCTGAAACGGTGGCAGCTCCAGAGCCAGAAGTTGCAGCTGCAGAACTTGCAGAGACCGAAGCAGCTGCAGAACCAGCTGTGGCAGCAGAACTCATAGTGACCGAAGCAGCTGCAGAACCAGTTGTGGCAACGGAACCCATAGTGATGGAAGCAGCAACGGAACCAGTTGTGCCAATGGAACCCATAGTGACGGAAGCAGCAGCAGAACCTGTAGTGCCAGAAGTTGTGGTAGCAGCAACAGAGACCAAAGAATCTGGGACATCACTGGCTACTGCAGAGGAAGTGAAGGCCGAGGCAGTGCTCCCAGAAGTAGCTGCAGAGGAAGTGAAGGCTGAGGCAGTGCTCCCAGAAGTAGCTGCAGAGGAAGTGAAGGCTGAGGCAGTGCTCCCAGAAGTAGCTGCAGAGGAAGTGAAG GCTGGGGCAGTGCTCTCAGAAGTTGCTGTGGAAACGACAACAGCAGAAGCTGTGACCTCAGAAGCTCCATCTACTGGTGACGCTGCTGCTGAGCCTGtcgttgccatggcagcagcaCCTGCTGATCAGGAtgcctcatcttcctcttccagTGACTCGGACTCCGATTCAGACTCAGACTCTGACTCAGAGACATCTGCAGAGGCTGCAGGGAAGCCCAGTGTGTCAGCCGAGCCGAAGCCTGAAGCCCCACAAGTCCTCTCTGCAGTGGCCGCTACCCCAGAGGTTGCTATGGAGACCTTAACTGTGGATCCCACTCCAGCGCAGGAAGCACTGGCAGCTGCCACTGAAGCCGTAACAGAGGCCGTAACCGAGACTGTAGAAGCTGCCACTGAAGCCGTAACCGAGGCCATAACCGAGGCTGTAACCGAGGCTGTAGAAGCCGTAACCGAGGCCGTAACAGGGGCTGTGTCTGAGGCTGTAGAAGCTGTGGTGGAAGCCGTTGCCCCAGCTGCTGAGGAGCTGGTTGATGCCGCCCCAGTCGTAGATGAATCTGCCCCTGCTGTAGAAACTGCAGCCGAAGCTGCCCCGGTAGAAGCTGAAGCTGCCTCTGCTATTGCTGAGGATGTGGTGGACCCTGCCCCTGCTGAAGAGCTGGTTGATGCTGCCCCTGTTGTAGCTGAAGCGGAAGCTGCCCCTGTTCTAACTGAAGCTGCCCCTGCTACTGCTGAGGGTGTAGTGGACCCTGCCCCTGCTGAAGCTGAACTCCCTGTAGAAGAGTTTGTTGATGCTGCCCCTGTTCTAGCTGAAGCGGAAGCTGCCCCTGCTGAGCCTGCCGCTGTAGCCCCTGTGGCTGAGGCGACGGGGGCAGCTGTAGGTGGGGCAGAATCAGGAGCAGAAGAGGCAGCTTCGGCGGTAGGTGGAGCAGAAGCAGAAGAGGCAGCTGAGGCGGTAGGTGGGGCAGAAGCAGAAGCTGGGAGCGCAGAGGAGGAGCTGGTGGACCCAGCAGCTGTGGTGCTGACGGAAGCCCCAGCCACCGAGACACCCGagg AGGCAGAGCCCTTTGATAACAGCTCGTACCGAAACCTTCAGCATCATCAGTACAACGAGTACACCTTCGCCGACATGGACGTGGAGATGAGCAAGTACCGCCTGCCCCAACCATCGTCACGACGACCCTCGCCATGA
- the ndufv3 gene encoding calphotin isoform X3, which produces MPSEKACWECPLGLNCLSVITCQESVHRGAWSILRTPPAASLCSKPEETKTPPAPPPRAKVPTILGEEERAALLAYKTPVSFPVKLLPPSASPPALAAAAEAAHSTVPELAVTDITPGSSPAEPTSTPATSEPVASETVAAPEPEVAAAELAETEAAAEPAVAAELIVTEAAAEPVVATEPIVMEAATEPVVPMEPIVTEAAAEPVVPEVVVAATETKESGTSLATAEEVKAEAVLPEVAAEEVKAEAVLPEVAAEEVKAEAVLPEVAAEEVKAGAVLSEVAVETTTAEAVTSEAPSTGDAAAEPVVAMAAAPADQDASSSSSSDSDSDSDSDSDSETSAEAAGKPSVSAEPKPEAPQVLSAVAATPEVAMETLTVDPTPAQEALAAATEAVTEAVTETVEAATEAVTEAITEAVTEAVEAVTEAVTGAVSEAVEAVVEAVAPAAEELVDAAPVVDESAPAVETAAEAAPVEAEAASAIAEDVVDPAPAEELVDAAPVVAEAEAAPVLTEAAPATAEGVVDPAPAEAELPVEEFVDAAPVLAEAEAAPAEPAAVAPVAEATGAAVGGAESGAEEAASAVGGAEAEEAAEAVGGAEAEAGSAEEELVDPAAVVLTEAPATETPEEAEPFDNSSYRNLQHHQYNEYTFADMDVEMSKYRLPQPSSRRPSP; this is translated from the exons ATGCCCTCCGAAAAAGCTTGCTGGGAATGCCCCTTAGGACTGAATTGCTTATCAGTAATAACATGTCAAGAG agcgTCCATCGGGGAGCATGGAGCATACTGAGGACCCCCCCTGctgcctctctctgctccaAACCAGAGGAGACCAAGACGCCGCCCGCGCCGCCCCCCCGAGCCAAAGTTCCCA CGATTTTGGGAGAGGAGGAGCGGGCCGCTCTGCTGGCCTATAAGACGCCCGTCTCCTTCCCTGTTAAGCTCCTCCCCCCCAGTGCTTCTCCACCCGCgctagcagcagcagctgagGCAGCACACTCAACAGTCCCAGAACTTGCAGTCACAGACATCACTCCAGGGTCATCTCCGGCAGAACCCACTAGCACCCCAGCTACCTCGGAACCCGTGGCCTCTGAAACGGTGGCAGCTCCAGAGCCAGAAGTTGCAGCTGCAGAACTTGCAGAGACCGAAGCAGCTGCAGAACCAGCTGTGGCAGCAGAACTCATAGTGACCGAAGCAGCTGCAGAACCAGTTGTGGCAACGGAACCCATAGTGATGGAAGCAGCAACGGAACCAGTTGTGCCAATGGAACCCATAGTGACGGAAGCAGCAGCAGAACCTGTAGTGCCAGAAGTTGTGGTAGCAGCAACAGAGACCAAAGAATCTGGGACATCACTGGCTACTGCAGAGGAAGTGAAGGCCGAG GCAGTGCTCCCAGAAGTAGCTGCAGAGGAAGTGAAGGCTGAGGCAGTGCTCCCAGAAGTAGCTGCAGAGGAAGTGAAGGCTGAGGCAGTGCTCCCAGAAGTAGCTGCAGAGGAAGTGAAGGCTGGGGCAGTGCTCTCAGAAGTTGCTGTGGAAACGACAACAGCAGAAGCTGTGACCTCAGAAGCTCCATCTACTGGTGACGCTGCTGCTGAGCCTGtcgttgccatggcagcagcaCCTGCTGATCAGGAtgcctcatcttcctcttccagTGACTCGGACTCCGATTCAGACTCAGACTCTGACTCAGAGACATCTGCAGAGGCTGCAGGGAAGCCCAGTGTGTCAGCCGAGCCGAAGCCTGAAGCCCCACAAGTCCTCTCTGCAGTGGCCGCTACCCCAGAGGTTGCTATGGAGACCTTAACTGTGGATCCCACTCCAGCGCAGGAAGCACTGGCAGCTGCCACTGAAGCCGTAACAGAGGCCGTAACCGAGACTGTAGAAGCTGCCACTGAAGCCGTAACCGAGGCCATAACCGAGGCTGTAACCGAGGCTGTAGAAGCCGTAACCGAGGCCGTAACAGGGGCTGTGTCTGAGGCTGTAGAAGCTGTGGTGGAAGCCGTTGCCCCAGCTGCTGAGGAGCTGGTTGATGCCGCCCCAGTCGTAGATGAATCTGCCCCTGCTGTAGAAACTGCAGCCGAAGCTGCCCCGGTAGAAGCTGAAGCTGCCTCTGCTATTGCTGAGGATGTGGTGGACCCTGCCCCTGCTGAAGAGCTGGTTGATGCTGCCCCTGTTGTAGCTGAAGCGGAAGCTGCCCCTGTTCTAACTGAAGCTGCCCCTGCTACTGCTGAGGGTGTAGTGGACCCTGCCCCTGCTGAAGCTGAACTCCCTGTAGAAGAGTTTGTTGATGCTGCCCCTGTTCTAGCTGAAGCGGAAGCTGCCCCTGCTGAGCCTGCCGCTGTAGCCCCTGTGGCTGAGGCGACGGGGGCAGCTGTAGGTGGGGCAGAATCAGGAGCAGAAGAGGCAGCTTCGGCGGTAGGTGGAGCAGAAGCAGAAGAGGCAGCTGAGGCGGTAGGTGGGGCAGAAGCAGAAGCTGGGAGCGCAGAGGAGGAGCTGGTGGACCCAGCAGCTGTGGTGCTGACGGAAGCCCCAGCCACCGAGACACCCGagg AGGCAGAGCCCTTTGATAACAGCTCGTACCGAAACCTTCAGCATCATCAGTACAACGAGTACACCTTCGCCGACATGGACGTGGAGATGAGCAAGTACCGCCTGCCCCAACCATCGTCACGACGACCCTCGCCATGA
- the ndufv3 gene encoding calphotin isoform X2, with product MATSLLRIGRLGSLKSVHRGAWSILRTPPAASLCSKPEETKTPPAPPPRAKVPTILGEEERAALLAYKTPVSFPVKLLPPSASPPALAAAAEAAHSTVPELAVTDITPGSSPAEPTSTPATSEPVASETVAAPEPEVAAAELAETEAAAEPAVAAELIVTEAAAEPVVATEPIVMEAATEPVVPMEPIVTEAAAEPVVPEVVVAATETKESGTSLATAEEVKAEAVLPEVAAEEVKAEAVLPEVAAEEVKAEAVLPEVAAEEVKAEAVLPEVAAEEVKAGAVLSEVAVETTTAEAVTSEAPSTGDAAAEPVVAMAAAPADQDASSSSSSDSDSDSDSDSDSETSAEAAGKPSVSAEPKPEAPQVLSAVAATPEVAMETLTVDPTPAQEALAAATEAVTEAVTETVEAATEAVTEAITEAVTEAVEAVTEAVTGAVSEAVEAVVEAVAPAAEELVDAAPVVDESAPAVETAAEAAPVEAEAASAIAEDVVDPAPAEELVDAAPVVAEAEAAPVLTEAAPATAEGVVDPAPAEAELPVEEFVDAAPVLAEAEAAPAEPAAVAPVAEATGAAVGGAESGAEEAASAVGGAEAEEAAEAVGGAEAEAGSAEEELVDPAAVVLTEAPATETPEEAEPFDNSSYRNLQHHQYNEYTFADMDVEMSKYRLPQPSSRRPSP from the exons ATGGCGACGTCCCTGCTACGAATAGGACGACTCGGGTCGCTCAAG agcgTCCATCGGGGAGCATGGAGCATACTGAGGACCCCCCCTGctgcctctctctgctccaAACCAGAGGAGACCAAGACGCCGCCCGCGCCGCCCCCCCGAGCCAAAGTTCCCA CGATTTTGGGAGAGGAGGAGCGGGCCGCTCTGCTGGCCTATAAGACGCCCGTCTCCTTCCCTGTTAAGCTCCTCCCCCCCAGTGCTTCTCCACCCGCgctagcagcagcagctgagGCAGCACACTCAACAGTCCCAGAACTTGCAGTCACAGACATCACTCCAGGGTCATCTCCGGCAGAACCCACTAGCACCCCAGCTACCTCGGAACCCGTGGCCTCTGAAACGGTGGCAGCTCCAGAGCCAGAAGTTGCAGCTGCAGAACTTGCAGAGACCGAAGCAGCTGCAGAACCAGCTGTGGCAGCAGAACTCATAGTGACCGAAGCAGCTGCAGAACCAGTTGTGGCAACGGAACCCATAGTGATGGAAGCAGCAACGGAACCAGTTGTGCCAATGGAACCCATAGTGACGGAAGCAGCAGCAGAACCTGTAGTGCCAGAAGTTGTGGTAGCAGCAACAGAGACCAAAGAATCTGGGACATCACTGGCTACTGCAGAGGAAGTGAAGGCCGAGGCAGTGCTCCCAGAAGTAGCTGCAGAGGAAGTGAAGGCTGAGGCAGTGCTCCCAGAAGTAGCTGCAGAGGAAGTGAAGGCTGAGGCAGTGCTCCCAGAAGTAGCTGCAGAGGAAGTGAAGGCTGAGGCAGTGCTCCCAGAAGTAGCTGCAGAGGAAGTGAAGGCTGGGGCAGTGCTCTCAGAAGTTGCTGTGGAAACGACAACAGCAGAAGCTGTGACCTCAGAAGCTCCATCTACTGGTGACGCTGCTGCTGAGCCTGtcgttgccatggcagcagcaCCTGCTGATCAGGAtgcctcatcttcctcttccagTGACTCGGACTCCGATTCAGACTCAGACTCTGACTCAGAGACATCTGCAGAGGCTGCAGGGAAGCCCAGTGTGTCAGCCGAGCCGAAGCCTGAAGCCCCACAAGTCCTCTCTGCAGTGGCCGCTACCCCAGAGGTTGCTATGGAGACCTTAACTGTGGATCCCACTCCAGCGCAGGAAGCACTGGCAGCTGCCACTGAAGCCGTAACAGAGGCCGTAACCGAGACTGTAGAAGCTGCCACTGAAGCCGTAACCGAGGCCATAACCGAGGCTGTAACCGAGGCTGTAGAAGCCGTAACCGAGGCCGTAACAGGGGCTGTGTCTGAGGCTGTAGAAGCTGTGGTGGAAGCCGTTGCCCCAGCTGCTGAGGAGCTGGTTGATGCCGCCCCAGTCGTAGATGAATCTGCCCCTGCTGTAGAAACTGCAGCCGAAGCTGCCCCGGTAGAAGCTGAAGCTGCCTCTGCTATTGCTGAGGATGTGGTGGACCCTGCCCCTGCTGAAGAGCTGGTTGATGCTGCCCCTGTTGTAGCTGAAGCGGAAGCTGCCCCTGTTCTAACTGAAGCTGCCCCTGCTACTGCTGAGGGTGTAGTGGACCCTGCCCCTGCTGAAGCTGAACTCCCTGTAGAAGAGTTTGTTGATGCTGCCCCTGTTCTAGCTGAAGCGGAAGCTGCCCCTGCTGAGCCTGCCGCTGTAGCCCCTGTGGCTGAGGCGACGGGGGCAGCTGTAGGTGGGGCAGAATCAGGAGCAGAAGAGGCAGCTTCGGCGGTAGGTGGAGCAGAAGCAGAAGAGGCAGCTGAGGCGGTAGGTGGGGCAGAAGCAGAAGCTGGGAGCGCAGAGGAGGAGCTGGTGGACCCAGCAGCTGTGGTGCTGACGGAAGCCCCAGCCACCGAGACACCCGagg AGGCAGAGCCCTTTGATAACAGCTCGTACCGAAACCTTCAGCATCATCAGTACAACGAGTACACCTTCGCCGACATGGACGTGGAGATGAGCAAGTACCGCCTGCCCCAACCATCGTCACGACGACCCTCGCCATGA
- the ndufv3 gene encoding calphotin isoform X6, with amino-acid sequence MPSEKACWECPLGLNCLSVITCQESVHRGAWSILRTPPAASLCSKPEETKTPPAPPPRAKVPTILGEEERAALLAYKTPVSFPVKLLPPSASPPALAAAAEAAHSTVPELAVTDITPGSSPAEPTSTPATSEPVASETVAAPEPEVAAAELAETEAAAEPAVAAELIVTEAAAEPVVATEPIVMEAATEPVVPMEPIVTEAAAEPVVPEVVVAATETKESGTSLATAEEVKAEAVLPEVAAEEVKAEAVLPEVAAEEVKAGAVLSEVAVETTTAEAVTSEAPSTGDAAAEPVVAMAAAPADQDASSSSSSDSDSDSDSDSDSETSAEAAGKPSVSAEPKPEAPQVLSAVAATPEVAMETLTVDPTPAQEALAAATEAVTEAVTETVEAATEAVTEAITEAVTEAVEAVTEAVTGAVSEAVEAVVEAVAPAAEELVDAAPVVDESAPAVETAAEAAPVEAEAASAIAEDVVDPAPAEELVDAAPVVAEAEAAPVLTEAAPATAEGVVDPAPAEAELPVEEFVDAAPVLAEAEAAPAEPAAVAPVAEATGAAVGGAESGAEEAASAVGGAEAEEAAEAVGGAEAEAGSAEEELVDPAAVVLTEAPATETPEEAEPFDNSSYRNLQHHQYNEYTFADMDVEMSKYRLPQPSSRRPSP; translated from the exons ATGCCCTCCGAAAAAGCTTGCTGGGAATGCCCCTTAGGACTGAATTGCTTATCAGTAATAACATGTCAAGAG agcgTCCATCGGGGAGCATGGAGCATACTGAGGACCCCCCCTGctgcctctctctgctccaAACCAGAGGAGACCAAGACGCCGCCCGCGCCGCCCCCCCGAGCCAAAGTTCCCA CGATTTTGGGAGAGGAGGAGCGGGCCGCTCTGCTGGCCTATAAGACGCCCGTCTCCTTCCCTGTTAAGCTCCTCCCCCCCAGTGCTTCTCCACCCGCgctagcagcagcagctgagGCAGCACACTCAACAGTCCCAGAACTTGCAGTCACAGACATCACTCCAGGGTCATCTCCGGCAGAACCCACTAGCACCCCAGCTACCTCGGAACCCGTGGCCTCTGAAACGGTGGCAGCTCCAGAGCCAGAAGTTGCAGCTGCAGAACTTGCAGAGACCGAAGCAGCTGCAGAACCAGCTGTGGCAGCAGAACTCATAGTGACCGAAGCAGCTGCAGAACCAGTTGTGGCAACGGAACCCATAGTGATGGAAGCAGCAACGGAACCAGTTGTGCCAATGGAACCCATAGTGACGGAAGCAGCAGCAGAACCTGTAGTGCCAGAAGTTGTGGTAGCAGCAACAGAGACCAAAGAATCTGGGACATCACTGGCTACTGCAGAGGAAGTGAAGGCCGAG GCAGTGCTCCCAGAAGTAGCTGCAGAGGAAGTGAAGGCTGAGGCAGTGCTCCCAGAAGTAGCTGCAGAGGAAGTGAAGGCTGGGGCAGTGCTCTCAGAAGTTGCTGTGGAAACGACAACAGCAGAAGCTGTGACCTCAGAAGCTCCATCTACTGGTGACGCTGCTGCTGAGCCTGtcgttgccatggcagcagcaCCTGCTGATCAGGAtgcctcatcttcctcttccagTGACTCGGACTCCGATTCAGACTCAGACTCTGACTCAGAGACATCTGCAGAGGCTGCAGGGAAGCCCAGTGTGTCAGCCGAGCCGAAGCCTGAAGCCCCACAAGTCCTCTCTGCAGTGGCCGCTACCCCAGAGGTTGCTATGGAGACCTTAACTGTGGATCCCACTCCAGCGCAGGAAGCACTGGCAGCTGCCACTGAAGCCGTAACAGAGGCCGTAACCGAGACTGTAGAAGCTGCCACTGAAGCCGTAACCGAGGCCATAACCGAGGCTGTAACCGAGGCTGTAGAAGCCGTAACCGAGGCCGTAACAGGGGCTGTGTCTGAGGCTGTAGAAGCTGTGGTGGAAGCCGTTGCCCCAGCTGCTGAGGAGCTGGTTGATGCCGCCCCAGTCGTAGATGAATCTGCCCCTGCTGTAGAAACTGCAGCCGAAGCTGCCCCGGTAGAAGCTGAAGCTGCCTCTGCTATTGCTGAGGATGTGGTGGACCCTGCCCCTGCTGAAGAGCTGGTTGATGCTGCCCCTGTTGTAGCTGAAGCGGAAGCTGCCCCTGTTCTAACTGAAGCTGCCCCTGCTACTGCTGAGGGTGTAGTGGACCCTGCCCCTGCTGAAGCTGAACTCCCTGTAGAAGAGTTTGTTGATGCTGCCCCTGTTCTAGCTGAAGCGGAAGCTGCCCCTGCTGAGCCTGCCGCTGTAGCCCCTGTGGCTGAGGCGACGGGGGCAGCTGTAGGTGGGGCAGAATCAGGAGCAGAAGAGGCAGCTTCGGCGGTAGGTGGAGCAGAAGCAGAAGAGGCAGCTGAGGCGGTAGGTGGGGCAGAAGCAGAAGCTGGGAGCGCAGAGGAGGAGCTGGTGGACCCAGCAGCTGTGGTGCTGACGGAAGCCCCAGCCACCGAGACACCCGagg AGGCAGAGCCCTTTGATAACAGCTCGTACCGAAACCTTCAGCATCATCAGTACAACGAGTACACCTTCGCCGACATGGACGTGGAGATGAGCAAGTACCGCCTGCCCCAACCATCGTCACGACGACCCTCGCCATGA